Proteins from a single region of Procambarus clarkii isolate CNS0578487 chromosome 32, FALCON_Pclarkii_2.0, whole genome shotgun sequence:
- the LOC138370526 gene encoding uncharacterized protein slr1819-like has protein sequence MSSVAGKLRGGDLRGGKHRGGDLRGGKLRGGDLRGGKLRGGDLPGGKLRGGDLPGGKLRGGDLRGGKLRGGDLRGGDLRGGKLRGGDLRGGDLHGGKLHGGKLRGGDLRGGKLRGGDLRGGKLRGGKLRGGKLRGGDLHGGKLHGGKLRGGDLHGGKLHGGKLRGGDLRGGKLRGWDLPGGKLRGGDLRGGKLRGGDLHGGKHRGGDLRGGDLHGGKHRGGDLRGGDLRGGKLRGGKLRGGDLPGGKLRGGKLRGGKLRGGKLRGGDLRGGKHRGGKLRGGKLRGGKQHHHVVRTHGIQISLWNPLALQDKYLSR, from the coding sequence ATGAGCAGCGTGGCGGGGAAACTGCGTGGCGGGGATCTGCGTGGCGGGAAACATCGTGGTGGGGACCTGCGTGGCGGGAAACTGCGTGGCGGGGACCTGCGTGGCGGGAAACTGCGTGGCGGGGACCTGCCTGGCGGGAAACTGCGTGGCGGGGACCTGCCTGGCGGGAAACTGCGTGGCGGGGACCTGCGTGGCGGGAAACTGCGTGGCGGGGACCTGCGTGGCGGGGACCTGCGTGGCGGGAAACTGCGTGGCGGGGACCTGCGTGGCGGGGACCTGCATGGCGGGAAACTGCATGGCGGGAAACTGCGTGGCGGGGACCTGCGTGGCGGGAAACTGCGTGGCGGGGACCTGCGTGGCGGGAAACTGCGTGGCGGGAAACTGCGTGGCGGGAAACTGCGTGGCGGGGACCTGCATGGCGGGAAACTGCATGGCGGGAAACTGCGTGGCGGGGACCTGCATGGCGGGAAACTGCATGGCGGGAAACTGCGTGGCGGGGACCTGCGTGGCGGGAAACTGCGTGGCTGGGACCTGCCTGGCGGGAAACTGCGTGGCGGGGACCTGCGTGGCGGGAAACTGCGTGGCGGGGACCTGCATGGCGGGAAACATCGTGGCGGGGACCTGCGTGGCGGGGACCTGCATGGCGGGAAACATCGTGGCGGGGACCTGCGTGGCGGGGACCTGCGTGGCGGGAAACTGCGTGGCGGGAAACTGCGTGGCGGGGACCTGCCTGGCGGGAAACTGCGTGGCGGGAAACTGCGTGGCGGGAAACTGCGTGGCGGGAAACTGCGTGGCGGGGACCTTCGTGGCGGGAAACATCGTGGCGGGAAACTGCGTGGCGGGAAACTGCGTGGCGGGAAACAGCATCACCATGTGGTCCGCACTCATGGTATACAGATTAGCCTGTGGAATCCGTTAGCATTACAAGATAAATACTTATCCAGGTAG